The Coregonus clupeaformis isolate EN_2021a chromosome 6, ASM2061545v1, whole genome shotgun sequence genome has a segment encoding these proteins:
- the LOC121568296 gene encoding extracellular calcium-sensing receptor-like produces the protein MRRCINYNFREFQFAQTMIFAIEEINRNYAILPGIKLGYKIYNHCGTMDILRAAMALVSGQKSIVNDNNCTKSDTVQAIIGHSGSTPTIGIAQMVGRFQIPVISHFATCGCLSNRMEFPSFFRTIPSDFYQSRALAQLVKHFGWTWVGAISSDNDYGNNGLATFMLAAQDEGVCIEYSEAFEQTGPRHKLLRIVEIIKQSSSKVIMAFMTHREIKVLVSELYRHNVTGLQWIGSDAWITDPSLTASEGHGILVGAIGFTVSRAHIPGLGEHLRDVHPSRFPNSMFLRDFWEIVFDCSLNMTTEPKGKPCNGSESLRGVQNTFTDVSKFTFTNNVYKAVYAVAYALHNLLTCEERQGPFSNGSCAQPTQIQPWQVLHYLRTVNFTTNEGERVFFDGNGDSPARYELVNLQTTDPGTMDGVTIGSYDASLPKGRQFMMNNVSVVWSGGSKLAPVSVCSESCPPGTRKAAQKGKPVCCYDCIPCAEGEISNTTDSIDCMRCQLEHWSNKYRDSCFLKEVEFLSYEEIMGTLLALFSLLGVFLTMMTSFIFYCHRETPIVRANNSELSFLLLFSLTLCFLCSLTFIGRPSEWSCMLRHTAFGITFVLCISCVLGKTIVVLMAFRATLPGSNVMKWFGPPQQRLSVLAFTLIQVLICVLWLTVSPPFPYKNMKTYEEKIILECDVGSAIGFWAVLGYIGLLALLCFVLAFLARKLPDNFNEAKFITFSMLIFCAVWITFIPAYVSSPGKFTVAVEIFAILASSYGLLFCIFAPKCFMMLLRPEENTKKQMMGKISNDIRY, from the exons ATGCGGAGATGCATAAA ttaTAATTTCAGAGAATTCCAGTTTGCGCAAACAATGATCTTTGCAATTGAGGAGATCAACAGAAACTATGCAATTCTTCCAGGCATTAAGCTTGGATACAAAATCTACAATCACTGTGGCACTATGGATATACTAAGAGCTGCGATGGCTCTTGTGAGCGGACAGAAGAGCATAGTGAATGACAACAACTGCACTAAATCTGACACAGTCCAGGCCATCATTGGACACTCTGGATCAACACCTACTATTGGAATCGCACAAATGGTTGGGAGGTTTCAAATACCAGTG ATCAGCCACTTTGCCACCTGTGGGTGTCTGAGTAACAGAATGGAGTTCCCCTCCTTCTTCAGAACCATCCCCAGTGACTTCTACCAGAGCCGAGCCCTGGCCCAGCTGGTCAAGCACTTTGGCTGGACCTGGGTGGGGGCTATAAGCAGTGATAACGACTACGGAAATAACGGCCTAGCCACCTTCATGCTAGCTGCACAGGACGAGGGCGTGTGTATAGAATACTCTGAGGCATTTGAGCAGACAGGTCCGCGCCACAAGCTTCTCAGGATAGTGGAGATTAttaaacagtccagttcaaaggtCATCATGGCCTTCATGACCCACAGGGAGATCAAGGTTCTGGTGAGTGAGCTTTACAGGCACAATGTCACAGGACTGCAGTGGATCGGCAGTGATGCCTGGATCACAGACCCTTCTCTCACAGCCAGCGAGGGACACGGCATCCTGGTGGGCGCCATAGGCTTCACTGTGAGCAGGGCTCACATCCCTGGGCTGGGAGAGCACCTGAGGGACGTCCACCCCTCTCGCTTCCCCAACAGCATGTTTCTCAGGGATTTCTGGGAGATTGTGTTCGACTGCTCTCTCAATATGACTACAGAACCTAAAGGGAAGCCATGCAACGGCTCTGAGAGTTTAAGAGGCGTGCAGAACACGTTCACAGATGTGTCCAAGttcacattcactaataatgtgTATAAGGCTGTGTATGCCGTGGCTTATGCCCTCCACAACCTGTTGACATGTGAGGAGAGGCAGGGCCCCTTCTCTAATGGGAGCTGTGCTCAACCCACACAGATCCAGCCATGGCAG GTTTTACATTACCTCCGAACAGTGAACTTCACCACCAACGAGGGGGAGAGAGTGTTTTTCGACGGTAACGGAGACTCACCGGCTAGATACGAACTGGTTAACTTGCAAACTACTGACCCAGGCACAATGGACGGAGTCACCATCGGTTCCTATGATGCCTCACTGCCTAAAGGACGGCAGTTTATGATGAATAACGTCAGTGTCGTTTGGAGTGGAGGTAGTAAGCTG GCGCCTGTGTCAGTGTGCAGTGAGAGCTGTCCCCCAGGCACTCGTAAGGCTGCACAGAAAGGAAAGCCTGTCTGCTGTTATGACTGTATCCCATGTGCAGAGGGAGAGATCAGCAACACTACAG ATTCCATTGACTGTATGAGGTGCCAGCTGGAACACTGGTCCAACAAGTACAGAGATTCCTGCTTTCTGAAAGAAGTCGAATTCTTATCTTATGAGGAAATCATGGGGACACTGCTTGCCTTATTTTCATTGCTAGGGGTGTTTCTTACTATGATGACATCGTTCATTTTCTACTGTCACAGAGAGACTCCCATCGTCAGGGCCAACAACTCTGAGCTGAGCTTCCTGCTGCTCTTCTCCTTGACTCTGTGTTTTCTGTGTTCTCTTACTTTCATTGGCCGGCCCTCTGAGTGGTCCTGTATGCTGCGCCACACAGCGTTTGGGATCACCTTCGTCCTCTGCATCTCTTGTGTTCTGGGGAAAACAATAGTGGTGTTGATGGCCTTCAGGGCAACACTTCCAGGCAGTAATGTCATGAAATGGTTTGGGCCTCCACAGCAGAGACTCAGTGTTCTGGCTTTCACTCTCATACAGGTCCTGATCTGTGTTCTCTGGTTAACAGTCTCCCCTCCTTTCCCCTACAAGAATATGAAGACCTATGAGGAAAAGATCATTCTAGAGTGTGATGTGGGTTCAGCTATTGGTTTCTGGGCTGTGTTGGGGTATATAGGACTCCTGGCTCTCTTGTGCTTTGTGCTGGCTTTTCTGGCTCGAAAGCTCCCTGATAACTTCAATGAGGCCAAATTCATCACCTTCAGCATGCTCATATTCTGTGCAGTCTGGATCACCTTTATCCCTGCTTATGTCAGCTCTCCTGGGAAGTTCACTGTAGCTGTGGAGATCTTTGCTATTCTGGCCTCTAGTTATGGTTTACTTTTCTGCATATTTGCTCCTAAATGTTTCATGATGTTACTGAGGCCAGAggaaaacacaaagaaacagatgATGGGGAAGATATCCAATGATATACGTTATTAA
- the LOC121568298 gene encoding extracellular calcium-sensing receptor: protein MLFAIEEINNSTVLLPGVSLGYKIYDSCGSTARGVKVALALVNGNQDTASEEPGCSRTAQVQAIMGEDSSSPSMATATVLGPFHIPMISHFATCGCLSDKVKYPSFLRTIPSDHYQSRALAQLVKHFGWTWVGAIRTNDDYGNNGMATFTETAEQLGICLEYSVAFFRTDPEEKLQRVIESIKTSKSKVIVAFLSFLDLSVLVHQFARHNLTGYQWVGSEGWIIDSYIAGVEAHHVLNGAIGLSIAKAHVAGLGEFILDVRPLNSSGIDSSLFTEFWEALFDCRFRQIVRSESERGQTQRECTGREDLSGLQNIFTDLSLMGIFNNVYKGVLAVAHALHNVWGCGETCGNKTQPDPQTILEHIKNVRFKTKEGEEVYFSEKGDVTAKYDIINWQPKEDGSVEFVTVGLYDASLPADRQLTINSSSLVWTQNAKLVPVSVCSESCPPGTRKAAQKGKPVCCYDCIPCAEGEISNNTDSLTCDQCHPEFWTNKKRDMCEKKEIEFLSYEEIMGVLLTAVSLLGTCMTSIVAFIFFRYKKTPIVRANNSELSFLLLFSLTLCFLCSLTFIGRPSEWSCMLRHTAFGITFVLCISCILGKTIVVLMAFRATIPDSNVMKWFGPPQQRLSVVSFTFVQALICTLWLVLSPPFPVKNLTTYKEKIILECDVGSAIGFWAVLGYIGLLALLCCVLAFLARKLPDNFNEAKFITFSMLIFCAVWITFIPAYVSSPGKFTVAVEIFAILASSFGLLFCIFAPKCYLILMKPEKNTKKMMMGKI, encoded by the exons ATGCTGTTTGCCATAGAGGAGATCAACAACAGCACAGTCCTGCTGCCCGGTGTCTCTCTGGGCTACAAGATCTATGACTCGTGTGGCTCCACAGCCAGGGGGGTGAAGGTGGCCCTGGCCCTGGTTAACGGGAACCAGGATACAGCCTCAGAGGAGCCAGGCTGCTCCAGAACAGCCCAGGTTCAGGCCATCATGGGGGAGGACTCCTCCTCACCCAGCATGGCCACTGCTACCGTCCTCGGACCCTTCCATATTCCAATG ATCAGCCACTTTGCCACATGTGGGTGTCTGAGTGACAAAGTCAAGTACCCCTCCTTCTTGAGAACCATCCCCAGTGACCACTACCAGAGCCGAGCCCTGGCCCAGCTGGTCAAACACTTTGGCTGGACTTGGGTGGGCGCCATCCGAACCAACGACGACTACGGAAACAACGGCATGGCCACGTTCACCGAGACGGCAGAGCAGCTGGGGATCTGTCTGGAGTACTCTGTGGCCTTCTTCAGGACAGACCCTGAGGAGAAGCTGCAGAGGGTCATAGAGAGCATCAAGACGTCCAAATCCAAGGTCATCGTCGCCTTCCTCTCATTCCTGGACCTAAGTGTGCTGGTGCATCAATTTGCCCGCCACAATCTGACGGGCTACCAGTGGGTGGGCTCCGAGGGCTGGATCATTGACTCCTACATCGCCGGGGTGGAGGCCCACCACGTGCTGAACGGAGCCATAGGCCTGTCCATCGCCAAAGCCCACGTCGCAGGGCTGGGGGAGTTCATCCTGGACGTGAGGCCGCTTAACTCCTCCGGCATTGACAGCAGCCTGTTCACTGAGTTCTGGGAGGCTCTGTTTGACTGTCGCTTCAGGCAGATTGTGAGGTCAGAGTCGGAGAGGGGTCAGACTCAGCGAGAGTGTACAGGCAGGGAGGATCTGTCTGGGCTGCAGAACATCTTCACTGATCTGTCTCTAATGGGCATCTTTAATAACGTCTATAAAGGGGTGCTGGCTGTGGCCCATGCCCTCCATAATGTTTGGGGCTGTGGGGAGACCTGTGGCAACAAGACACAGCCTGATCCACAGACG ATTCTCGAGCATATTAAAAATGTGCGTTTCAAGacaaaggagggggaggaggtgtatTTCAGTGAGAAAGGGGACGTGACCGCCAAGTATGACATCATCAACTGGCAGCCGAAGGAGGACGGCAGTGTGGAGTTTGTTACCGTGGGTCTTTATGATGCCTCCTTACCCGCAGACAGGCAACTCACTATCAACAGCAGCTCCTTGGTGTGGACACAGAATGCGAAGCTG GTGCCTGTGTCAGTGTGCAGTGAGAGCTGTCCCCCAGGCACTCGTAAGGCTGCACAGAAAGGAAAGCCTGTCTGCTGTTATGACTGTATCCCATGTGCAGAGGGAGAGATCAGCAATAACACAG ATTCTCTCACCTGTGATCAATGTCATCCTGAATTTTGGACCAATAAGAAGAGGGATATGTGTGAAAAGAAGGAAATAGAATTCCTCTCCTATGAAGAAATCATGGGAGTGTTGCTGACTGCTGTCTCCCTGCTAGGAACGTGTATGACCAGTATTGTGGCATTTATTTTCTTCAGATATAAGAAAACTCCCATCGTCAGGGCCAACAACTCTGAGCTGAGCTTCCTGCTGCTCTTCTCCTTGACTCTGTGTTTTCTGTGTTCTCTTACTTTCATTGGCCGGCCCTCTGAGTGGTCCTGTATGCTGCGCCACACAGCGTTTGGGATCACCTTCGTCCTCTGCATCTCTTGTATTCTGGGGAAAACAATAGTGGTGTTGATGGCCTTCAGGGCTACAATTCCAGACAGTAATGTCATGAAATGGTTTGGgcctccacagcagagattgtctGTGGTGTCCTTCACGTTTGTCCAGGCTTTGATATGCACTCTGTGGTTGGTCCTGTCCCCTCCCTTCCCCGTTAAAAACCTCACTACCTACAAGGAAAAGATCATTCTAGAGTGTGATGTGGGTTCAGCCATTGGTTTCTGGGCTGTGTTGGGGTATATAGGACTCCTGGCTCTCTTGTGCTGTGTGCTGGCTTTTCTGGCTCGAAAGCTGCCTGATAACTTCAATGAGGCCAAATTCATCACCTTCAGCATGCTCATATTCTGTGCAGTCTGGATCACCTTTATCCCAGCTTATGTCAGCTCTCCTGGGAAGTTCACTGTAGCTGTGGAAATATTTGCCATTCTGGCCTCTAGCTTTGGGTTGCTTTTCTGTATATTTGCACCtaaatgttatttaattttaatgaAACCAGAGAAAAACACTAAAAAGATGATGATGGGCAAAATCTAA